TCAAGCTTATAGATCCTAGCCTCATACCACTCCTTGGTATTGATGTCATTATATGTTGGGCATGGTTGCAGTATATCAATGAATGCCGAACCCTTATGCCTAATTGCTTCCTTTATCAGTAAAGCTAAGTGCTTAACATCGTAGGCGTAACCTCTCGCGACAAAGGTGAAGCCAACTGATAGCGCTAAAACCACTGGGTTAATAGCATCGTAAATATTCGGCCTAGCCAAGGCCTTGGTCTTGGTGCCTCTCTTAAGCGTTGGGCTTGCCTGACCCTTAGTTAGGCCGTAGACACCATTATCAAACATAAGAACCGTGAAGTCCACATTACGCCTACCAGCATGAACAAGGTGCTCAGCGCCAATACCCATCAAGTCACCATCACCACCAATCACTATGACCTCAAGGTTTGGATTAGCCAACTTAACACCAGTTGCATATGGTATAGGCCTACCATGGAGTGTATGAGCACCATTAGCATTAACATAGTGAATAGTCTTGGCAGAACAACCAATACCGGAAACTAGGAACACGTTATGCGGATCAAGGTTCAAATCAGCTAAAGCCTGATAGAGGGCCTGGAGTATTCCATAGTCACCACAGCCAGGACACCAATCAGGTCTCCTCCTTTTCTCAACATAGTCCATCGGCGTCCTCTTGACCGTGATCTTTACGGTATTTGACACGGTACAAATGTCAAATGAACCAGCTTATAAAGCTTTTGTGAGGTGCGTAAGATCTAGGTTAATTGGTCCTAGTCTTGACATCGCATCTTCCTTTATCATTACAATAACCCAAGCCCTCTACCAATTACCTATACCCACCGCCTATTGGTGCATCCCTTTAAACGCATTGCAACCCTCATACCCCAAGTCCTCATTTTCCTTTAATTCCCCGTTAATTAAGGACGACTGAATACGGTCATCACCCTTACGTATATTAATGCCTGAACAGTAACGCTACGAAAAACATTAGATTAATACCCAGAGGGTTAACTTGTGGGCTATTTCTACGGAGTATTCATTAGGGATTTAGACGTAACGTCACTAATTAGGGCATTACCCGTGATGCCTGTGGAGAGGGAGAACATGCACATAACCATTACATACATTGGTGATGATAGACCAAGTCAGGGGGTTGACGATAGGGTCGGGGTAAGCATAGGCTCAATGCCGTGCTTCAGGGCTAAGCTAGGGCAATTAATATTATTGCCAAGTGTCCTAAGGCCCAAGGTACTTGCCGTGGAGATCATTAATAATAAGCAATTGAGTAAGTTGAGGTCAATCATAGTGAGTATATTAAGAGACTCAGGCATTTCAATGAATGATAAGTACTCCGGTGAATTCAAGCCACACATAACGATTGCATACATAAAATCAAAGAAGGTAAATCCGCAGAATATACTTGAGACAACCCGCGAAATGGGAATCGAGAAGGAACTCCTGAACAAATCACTACTAATTGAAAACGTATCCCTAATACTAGCCAGGGGAAACAACTACAGGGAAATATCAAGGCATAAACTGCAATGCTAATTTTAAATTGATATTACGGGATCCTAATCACGGGGTCGGCATTATGGAAACCAATTAACCTAATTACAAATCGAGTGTTTGATAACGGACCAAGCAAGTAACGGCATTTTTTGAATGGACAAGCACTTGCCCTATGTTTCCTTAATTTGTTATCGCTGTAGCTCTCGGTCCTAACGAGTATTAGGTCACCATCACGAGTGTAAATAACTCTGTAAGGATAATGAATGAGGCCATCGTTCCATTTATCCCTAATAATAAGCTCAACATAATCAGCCATAGTCAAATCAACAAATAGGGAACTAATACTACCCTGCTTATTATCAACGCGGTACTCCCTAATTACTAAGCCGCAACTATTAATATCCCTAACGACTTGCATTACCACTCACTAATGAAGCTCTAAATGACTCCCAATTCTTCAATAATTCATTAAACTCGGCAATCAAATTCCTCAACCTAGCCCTACGATAAGCCCTCAACTCATACTTCAAATCCTCATTAAGGTAACTAATCCTTCCCTTAATCGAATTAATTATGGCATCGACGATGTGCAGAGCATCATTGACGCTCACGTGAATCGAATAAACACGAATAAAGGCACCCCTATACCTAGAAAAGATTTCCTTCCACCTATTCACATTAAAGCAGACCTCACGGCCAATCCATATATGTCCATATTTAAGGAAGCACTTCCTAATCTCCTTATGAAACCTTACTGATATGCCTACATCATTAGGAACCTTAAACTCCAAAATGTATAATATGGCATCACCGCCTCCACCACCTGGAGATACCTTACTAATTAATTGATTAAATAATGCCGGTAGAAACCTGGTTCCGTCACCACCAACACTAATGTCCACTATATAGGGCCTGGAATTAACGAAATAACCCTTAACAATAGCATAATCACTACCCATCACTTGAGTCCTAACAACATTACTACCATCAACAACCCTAATACCCATAGCATCATAAACCGCAATAAACGGCTTATACCCGGTTAAGTACGGCATTATGAATTCCACATACTGACTACCCCCTGATCCAACGAGCCCTAACTCCATAATATAATTACACAATAAGCGCATTTTAAGTTTATTGAATCATGCACATGTACGTAAAAATACCGTGTGCAGGGCATGCACTGAAAAAGGTGCAATTATGATGCTTACAAGTTTTTGTCAATAGATACACTGGATATGGTGCATCGAGGAAGCAATGATAATCATTACTTAAAGGAACCAGGGGTTTAATAACCATGGTGACTAGGCATGTAGGCTTGATAGTAATTAATGCCAACGCATGAACCGCGAGGAAAATCTTCAGGGTTTAGCCCTGGAGAATCCTCGTAGGCGATTTAGGCCAGCCCTGGGCTCGGGAAATGAAGGTGGAAGGAAAAATAATGAGGATACTACTTGACCTAGGCGACAGGCCATTAACAGTGATAGGACCGCCAGGTTCTGGTAAAACCACAATGATAACTGCATTAGGACTGATGAGGCATAAGTTAGTGGGTTCGGCCGTATCTTATGTGACACAAAAGTCAAGTGATGCAGTAGGGATTATAATAAAACCATCAATACCTTGGGCATGCATACGTGATAATCTATTCTTAATACTCGATTCCTATGAGGAATTAAGTACGAGACCTGGAATAACAATACTAACTTCCACGGCATATAGATATAAAACCTATAATAGCTATATAAAATACTTGGGGTACCTGGCTAAGAATCCACGTAATACACATGCAGCATGGCTTTTGGAACGAATAATGCTACTACGTAATATAATAATTGAACCAAGCAATAATAATGAAAACAAGGGAATAACCACAATAATCCAGAGCAGAGACATTAGGGGAGTATACTTAGCAACAGCCCTAATACTCAACAGCATGTGTCACCAAGGCAATAATAACGTGCTAATATTAGATGACGTAACAATACTGCCCATAAGAGACGATGCACTACTAAGGATAATTAGGATGACGAGAGGACTCACAAACGTATGGATGGTGTTACACAGTATTGGTAAATTAAACATTGAAGACCTAAATACGCCGACAATAATAACAAGCCATAGTGGACCAGCCAAGTCACTATCAAGATTTAAAGAAATACTAAGCCAGATAAAGCCAGGGGAAGCGCTCTACATGGGTATTAATGAGCAACTGAAAATAAAAATACACGAAATAAAGGAACTACGCAACAAACTGCTAAACGAAATAACGCAATAGTCCATCATTATTACATCCACGGCAGGCAAACCCGTTAAAAATCCCCTTCCTCTTTTCAATCCCCCCGCTCAGGGGGAGGAGGAAGGAGAGGATGATGGATACCGAGGGACTGAGCCGATGGCTTAGTTCTCGGATATCCTGAGCTGTATAGTATGATGAATCCCTGGAAAATGATTAATGATTTAAAAGAAAGGCTGACATCCGTCACCTGGATATTCATGGGGTGGGACCCGCCCCACCACTATGCTAGTGATAAGGGGCGGTGACTGCGGAGTAGTCCGTAGTCCTGCCCCGTGGTATCCAGGTGACGGATATGGATAGGGATAGGAAAGGGAAGGACGGGTATGTACCTGCCGTGGATGTAACGGCAATGGGCATTGATGTTGGTGTAAGGCGTTTTGTTGTTGCCTTTGTTGGTAGTAGGGCTAGGTTGCTTAATGATCTAGCGGTTGTATATGCTAGGCAGAATGGCGTTTCGTTAGTGCCGTTAGGTATATATGATGCTATGACTAGGGCCTATGTAGTTAGTATTAATTATCCAGGTACAGATAAATACCGTGGTGTCGAGTTAACGAGTAACATCATCAGTAAAACACTAGGTGCCATAGTAAGGGCTATGCATAGTGTACAGAGGGTTCATAACACGTTAATCGGTCTAGTTCTTGAGGATCTCAGGCAGTTCAGTGGATATAAGCATGACTTAGTCAGGGCGAAGGCTATTTGGGATCTAATTACAAGCAGGTTTAGTGAGAGTGTTAGTAAATGCCCTGCTGTTAAGGTTTCTTGGTTCTGGATGAGTTATAGGGGCGAGGTAATCATGCCTACTAGGGATTCAATACCCATAGTGCTTGTTGAGCCTGAGTATACGAGTAGTATATGCCCGAGATGTGGTACTTACTTAGGTAGGGTTAGGGATAAGGTGGTGTGTAATTACTGTGGCTTTGAGGGTGATAGGGATGTTATTGGTGCTATAAATGTGGCGCTACGAGGATTTTTAATACTAATGAAATGCGTTAGAGAGGGTATACTAGGGGTCACCCGAAGGCTCAGGGCTGGCTCTGTAAATTTCATATGCCTTAATTAATGTACCACGTATTGCGTAAACTACGGCTCTGCCTATCGCTGTTGCTGGCCCTGCGTAGGGTTCCCTGTTACCATTTATTGGTGTTAGTATTGCTATTGCATCGGAGGTTGTTCCGTGCATCCTATTACCAGTTAACTCAGCGAGTGTTAGTGCCTTTATCTGGGCAGCTAGCATTGTTACATCTATCATTGCTTGTATAGTTAATGGCCTGTCTATGATTATTGCCATGTTTATTGTTGATTCGCCAAAGCCCCGAGTCTCTATACCGCCCTTATTTATCCTGTAAGGGTTCGTTAGTCCCATGGTTATTGATACCTCAGTCTCCACACCGTTGATTATCTCCTCATTTATTACGTGATTTCTCGGTATTTCCGTGGCTGTTAGGAAGGTTATTGCCTCGTTACTATTTATCGTTAATTTCCTGTGCGTCCTCATTACTTCCCTAATTGGGTCGTTATTGAAGTCCTTAGGGACCTGGTGGTGTATTACGTATTTAATACCATTCCTAAGTCCTCCATCCACGGTACTGGCCAATGCCATTGTCTCTTGATTTAGCGTGATTACTACGTTTTCTCTCAGGTATTTTACGTCGATGATCATATTGTTTAGGGTGTGAGCTTGGTAAATTAAGGTTGTAGCCTTAGTTGTGCTCATGCTTAATGCTCATGTGTTGGTTTATGGTGTTTTACTCGCCGTAGTGTGGGTGTATTTAAGTTCCGTATTTTGGTGTTTCGTGTTTAAGTAAAATTTAAAAATTATTCAGTATAAATTTTATTTGATAATGAAATCGAGAGATACCATAGTCTGGATTGAGGGTTTGTGGAAGTCCTTTGGTTCTTTAGTTGTTAATGAGGATATTAATATCTATATTAATTATGGTGAGGTTGTTTCGGTACTTGGCCCTAACGGTGCTGGTAAGACCACATTGCTTAGGCAGGTCTATGGTGAGTTAAGGTCGGATAAGGGTGAGATTTTTATCATGGGTATGAGTCCCGGGAAGGCTAGGGGCAGCGGTGTAATGAGTGTTGTTCCTCAGGAGGCTATGCCGTTTCATTTACTTAGGGTTGCGGAGCATATCGAGATGCTTGTTAGGCTTAGGGGTATGTCTAAGGGCATGATTAGGCAGTGTGTTGATGAGGCTATTGATATAGTTGGGCTTGGGGATTACAGGAATAGCCTTATCTATGACTTATCAGGAGGTATGAAGAGGCTTGTCCTTGTTGCTTCGGCGATTGCCTGTAGGCCTAGGTTGATAATCCTTGATGAGCCCACCGTCGGCATTGATGCCCAGAATAGGAGGAGGATTTGGGAGGCAATAAGGGGTGCCAGGGATGGTGGTTCGGCGGTTATACTGACTACGCATTATCTTCATGAGGCTGAGGAACTTAGTGATAGGGTTTACCTGATGAATAGAAGGATCCTCATGGATGGTCCACCGGGTGAGTTAAGGAGGAGACTGCCGTGGGTTGAGATTAGGAGTGATGATGGCGCTGGGTCAATTAGGGTTTCCTGGGATGAGGCTGTTAACGTGATTA
This is a stretch of genomic DNA from Vulcanisaeta moutnovskia 768-28. It encodes these proteins:
- a CDS encoding 2'-5' RNA ligase family protein — protein: MGYFYGVFIRDLDVTSLIRALPVMPVERENMHITITYIGDDRPSQGVDDRVGVSIGSMPCFRAKLGQLILLPSVLRPKVLAVEIINNKQLSKLRSIIVSILRDSGISMNDKYSGEFKPHITIAYIKSKKVNPQNILETTREMGIEKELLNKSLLIENVSLILARGNNYREISRHKLQC
- a CDS encoding 2-oxoacid:ferredoxin oxidoreductase subunit beta — its product is MDYVEKRRRPDWCPGCGDYGILQALYQALADLNLDPHNVFLVSGIGCSAKTIHYVNANGAHTLHGRPIPYATGVKLANPNLEVIVIGGDGDLMGIGAEHLVHAGRRNVDFTVLMFDNGVYGLTKGQASPTLKRGTKTKALARPNIYDAINPVVLALSVGFTFVARGYAYDVKHLALLIKEAIRHKGSAFIDILQPCPTYNDINTKEWYEARIYKLESEPGWDPVVRNPSEEEVTKKLTQAFLRGMEWGDRIPIGIFYQNEYVPTYEERILEQMPNYLKAPPALSPLYGPDNSTIVNVEEILKEKEVW
- a CDS encoding ABC transporter ATP-binding protein, giving the protein MKSRDTIVWIEGLWKSFGSLVVNEDINIYINYGEVVSVLGPNGAGKTTLLRQVYGELRSDKGEIFIMGMSPGKARGSGVMSVVPQEAMPFHLLRVAEHIEMLVRLRGMSKGMIRQCVDEAIDIVGLGDYRNSLIYDLSGGMKRLVLVASAIACRPRLIILDEPTVGIDAQNRRRIWEAIRGARDGGSAVILTTHYLHEAEELSDRVYLMNRRILMDGPPGELRRRLPWVEIRSDDGAGSIRVSWDEAVNVINDLVRRRVRFEVREPSLEDVFIEVFGDGHEAE
- a CDS encoding adenosylcobinamide amidohydrolase — translated: MIIDVKYLRENVVITLNQETMALASTVDGGLRNGIKYVIHHQVPKDFNNDPIREVMRTHRKLTINSNEAITFLTATEIPRNHVINEEIINGVETEVSITMGLTNPYRINKGGIETRGFGESTINMAIIIDRPLTIQAMIDVTMLAAQIKALTLAELTGNRMHGTTSDAIAILTPINGNREPYAGPATAIGRAVVYAIRGTLIKAYEIYRASPEPSGDP
- a CDS encoding zinc ribbon domain-containing protein — translated: MDRDRKGKDGYVPAVDVTAMGIDVGVRRFVVAFVGSRARLLNDLAVVYARQNGVSLVPLGIYDAMTRAYVVSINYPGTDKYRGVELTSNIISKTLGAIVRAMHSVQRVHNTLIGLVLEDLRQFSGYKHDLVRAKAIWDLITSRFSESVSKCPAVKVSWFWMSYRGEVIMPTRDSIPIVLVEPEYTSSICPRCGTYLGRVRDKVVCNYCGFEGDRDVIGAINVALRGFLILMKCVREGILGVTRRLRAGSVNFICLN